From Xenopus laevis strain J_2021 chromosome 7L, Xenopus_laevis_v10.1, whole genome shotgun sequence, one genomic window encodes:
- the LOC108696140 gene encoding glutathione S-transferase omega-1, producing the protein MTGSEKCLAKGCPAPGPVPEGTIRVYSMRFCPYAQRARLVLLAKGIKHEVININLKNKPDWFFEKSPFGLVPSLETSNGQVIYESPIVCDYLDEVYPGKKLTPADPFQKAQQKMTLEHFSKVTAVLYKIMGAKKNNEDISGVKEELQEKLLKLDEILAKQHSLFFGGSEVSMVDYMIWPWFERLIMFDAKDCLNKTPLIDKWYQQMLQDPVVKATYIEPDVLLGFFKLYIQGDLEACDYGL; encoded by the exons TTCGTGTCTACAGCATGAGATTCTGCCCATATGCCCAGAGGGCAAGGCTTGTCTTGCTTGCCAAAGGAATCAA gcATGAAGTAATAAATATCAATCTGAAGAACAAGCCAGATTGGTTCTTTGAGAAAAGCCCATTTGGCCTGGTACCATCTCTGGAGACCAGCAATGGCCAGGTGATCTATGAATCTCCAATTGTGTGTGATTATCTGGACGAGGTTTATCCAGGGAAGAAGCTGACCCCTGCAGACCCATTCCAGAAAGCGCAACAAAAGATGACACTGGAACATTTCTCCAag GTCACAGCTGTGCTGTATAAGATAATGGGTGccaagaaaaataatgaagacatatCAGGTGTGAAAGAAGAACTCCAGGAGAAGTTGCTTAAGCTTGATGAG ATCCTGGCTAAACAACACAGCCTTTTCTTTGGTGGAAGTGAGGTCTCTATGGTTGACTACATGATTTGGCCCTGGTTTGAACGGCTCATCATGTTTGATGCGAAGGA TTGTTTGAATAAAACCCCACTCATTGATAAGTGGTATCAACAGATGCTGCAGGATCCAGTGGTCAAGGCAACATATATTGAACCAGACGTCCTGTTAGGCTTTTTTAAGCTGTACATCCAGGGAGATCTGGAGGCTTGTGATTATGGTCTCTAA